The following proteins are encoded in a genomic region of Gossypium hirsutum isolate 1008001.06 chromosome D05, Gossypium_hirsutum_v2.1, whole genome shotgun sequence:
- the LOC107914040 gene encoding tRNA nucleotidyltransferase cca2, producing MLSLNNAIKLKAKAPLLLHSFTLPTTKITLVFRSVSTPLNETALSLNTTTPNTIPFLPSPFLSCRAAMTTAACVQVKEQIELTETEKKIFDRLLNTLRHFNLQTQLRVAGGWVRDKLLGKECYDIDIALDNMLGSEFVDKVQEYLSTTGEVAQGLAVIPSNPEQSKHLETARMRLFDLWIDFVNLRCEDYSENSRIPTMKFGTAEDDAYRRDLTINSLFYNINTNLVEDFTKRGLEDLKFGRIVTPLPPKATFLDDPLRVLRAIRFGARFDFTLDEELKKAAACDDVKTALAAKISRERIGTEIDLMISGNQPVKAIDYVCDLTLFWVVFSLPPKVEPAVSEECYRLSAAYLDASWKLIQLIGCSNFGDEQRRLCLYSALFLPLRSAAYKDRKDKKIPVVNYIFRDSLKRKASDADTVMNIHKSLEKFLSLIPSLLSNEDIQLTEVDWGREFDDVPFTSKLRVLTGFLLREIKDFWRVALLISTLLYPTGTECSQDIIDKHFQLDKRKNIFVSVDNAIVKLGLEEVWDLKPLVNGKDIMNVLQLKVGGPLVREWQQKALSWQLAHPSGTAEECLDWMKETHSKRIKME from the exons ATGCTCTCTTTGAACAACGCCATAAAGCTCAAGGCCAAGGCGCCTCTTCTGCTGCATTCCTTCACTCTACCCACCACCAAAATCACCCTAGTGTTTCGCAGCGTTTCAACTCCCTTAAATGAAACTGCCCTATCCCTAAATACCACCACACCCAATACCATACCCTTTCTTCCCTCGCCGTTTCTTAGCTGCCGAGCAGCCATGACGACCGCGGCCTGCGTTCAAGTCAAAGAGCAAATTGAGTTGACAGAGACGGAGAAGAAGATTTTCGATAGGCTTTTGAACACTCTTCGTCATTTCAATCTCCAAACTCAGCTTCGAGTTGCTGGTGGATGGGTTCGCGATAAG CTTCTTGGCAAAGAATGTTATGACATTGATATTGCACTTGACAACATGTTGGGCAGTGAATTTGTTGATAAGGTTCAGGAATACTTGTCAACTACAGGGGAAGTTGCACAGGGCCTTGCTGTCATCCCAAG TAATCCTGAGCAATCTAAGCACTTAGAAACTGCAAGGATGCGCCTTTTTGATTTATGGATTGATTTTGTGAACTTGAGGTGTGAAGATTATAGTGAGAACAGCCGCATCCCTACAATG AAATTTGGCACTGCTGAGGATGATGCATATAGAAGAGATTTGACCATTAATAG cTTGTTCTACAATATTAACACCAACTTAGTTGAAGACTTCACTAAAAGAG GGCTTGAGGATCTAAAATTTGGAAGGATAGTAACTCCATTACCTCCAAAGGCTACATTTTTGGATGATCCCCTACGGGTTCTTCGAGCTATTCGTTTTG GTGCACGGTTTGATTTCACGCTGGATGAAGAATTAAAGAAAGCTGCTGCTTGCGATGATGTCAAAACAGCTCTTGCAGCTAAAATTAGCAGAGAGCGCATTGGAACTGAA ATTGATCTCATGATCTCTGGAAACCAACCTGTTAAAGCAATCGACTACGTTTGTGATTTGACATTATTTTGGGTTGTCTTCAGTCTCCCTCCAAAGGTTGAGCCTGCTGTGTCAGAAGAATGCTATAG GCTTTCTGCTGCTTATTTGGATGCTTCATGGAAACTTATTCAACTTATTGGATGCTCCAACTTTGGT GATGAACAGAGAAGGCTCTGTTTGTACTCTGCTTTATTTCTTCCATTACGCAGTGCCGCATACAAGGATCGTAAAGATAAAAAG ATTCCTGTGGTCAATTACATTTTCCGGGATTCTCTTAAGCGAAAAGCCAGTGATGCTGACACA GTCATGAACATCCACAAGTCACTGGAGAAATTCTTATCCTTGATTCCTTCTCTTTTATCAAATGAGGATATCCAACTCACTGAGGTTGACTGGGGAAGAGAATTTGATGATGTCCCTTTTACTTCAAAACTGCGTGTATTGACAG GGTTTCTGCTTAGAGAAATTAAAGATTTTTGGCGGGTTGCTTTGTTGATCTCTACATTGCTATATCCCACCGGTACTGAGTGCAGTCAGGACATTATAGACAAACACTTTCAACTGGACAAGAGAAAAAACATTTTTGTGTCAGTCGACAATGCCATTGTTAAATTAG GTCTTGAGGAAGTTTGGGATTTAAAACCATTGGTTAATGGGAAGGATATCATGAATGTTTTGCAGCTTAAAGTTGGAGGGCCACTTGTTAGGGAATGG CAACAAAAGGCTCTCTCATGGCAGCTGGCACACCCTTCTGGGACTGCGGAGGAATGTCTTGATTGGATGAAGGAAACACATTCGAAGCGCATAAAGATGGAGTAA
- the LOC107915196 gene encoding exocyst complex component SEC15A — protein sequence MDAKPPKRRTAIENGETGEDLVLATLIGNGDDLGPLVRHAFEMGRPEPLVQQLKHLMKKKEVEIEELCKTHYEEFIRAVDELRGVLVDAEELKSDLASDNFRLQEVGSALLLKLEELLESYSIKKSVTEAIKMSKICIEVLQLCVKCNTHLSAGQFYLALKAVDLIEKNYLKNIPVNKIKIVIEKAIPIIKAHVEKKVTTHFNEWLVHIRSSAKNIGQTAIGHAASARQREEETLERQRKAEEMNMYGMEFVYTLDEEVSEESPLKFDLTPLHRSYHIHACLGLQEQFREYYYKNRMLQLTSDLQISSSQAFVESHHVYLAQIAGYFIVEDRVLRTSGGLLSDEQVETMWETTVAKVTSVLETQFSLMRSATHLLLVKDYITLLGAALTQYGYKVGSILEVLDKSRDKYHDLLLEECRQQISNIFSNDTCEQMVMKKDADYESNVLAFHLQASDIMPAFPYIAPFSSMVPDSCRVVRSFIKGSVDYLFHGVNCNFYDTVRKYLDKLLIDVLNEVIINKVHSTGLGESQAMQIAANISYLERACDFFVQHAAQLCGIPVRAVERPRAGLTAQAILKTSRDEAYLALLNLVHSKLEEFMALTENINWTSEELVQNKNDYMNEVVFYLETLLSKAQQILPLDALYKVGSGALEHISNSIVAAFLSDSVKRFNANAVIVINNDLKMLENFADERFESTGLKEVYKDGSFRGCLIESRQLINLLSSSQPENFMNPVIRQKNYNALDYKKVGIICDKFKDSTDGIFGSLSSRNTKTNSRKKSMDVLKKRLKDFN from the coding sequence ATGGATGCGAAACCACCCAAGAGGAGGACAGCTATAGAGAATGGGGAGACAGGGGAAGACTTGGTGCTCGCAACTTTGATTGGAAATGGTGACGATTTAGGTCCCCTCGTTAGACATGCCTTTGAAATGGGGCGGCCGGAGCCGCTGGTTCAGCAACTGAAGCATctcatgaagaagaaagaagtggAGATCGAGGAGCTCTGCAAGACTCACTATGAGGAATTCATTCGTGCCGTGGATGAGCTCCGGGGCGTCTTGGTAGATGCCGAAGAGCTCAAAAGCGACCTCGCCAGCGATAATTTCAGGCTGCAAGAGGTAGGGAGTGCCTTGCTGCTCAAACTTGAAGAGCTTCTTGAATCTTATTCCATTAAGAAAAGTGTCACCGAGGCTATTAAAATGTCCAAGATTTGCATTGAAGTGTTGCAGCTTTGTGTTAAATGCAACACTCACCTTTCAGCAGGCCAGTTTTACCTTGCTTTAAAAGCTGTGGATTTGATCGAGAAGAACTACTTGAAGAACATCCCTGTGAATAAAATCAAGATTGTTATAGAAAAAGCCATTCCTATAATCAAAGCACATGTTGAGAAGAAAGTGACTACACATTTTAATGAGTGGCTGGTTCACATCAGGAGTTCTGCTAAGAATATTGGACAAACCGCAATAGGCCATGCCGCATCGGCTCGCCAGAGAGAGGAGGAAACACTCGAACGACAGAGAAAAGCCGAGGAAATGAACATGTACGGGATGGAGTTTGTTTATACTTTAGATGAAGAAGTTTCCGAGGAATCTCCTTTGAAGTTTGATCTCACACCTCTTCATCGCTCGTATCACATCCATGCCTGCCTTGGACTCCAAGAGCAGTTTCGCGAATATTACTACAAGAATCGAATGTTGCAGCTCACTTCGGACTTGCAAATCTCTTCCTCGCAAGCATTTGTCGAATCGCATCATGTTTATCTCGCTCAAATTGCAGGTTACTTCATTGTGGAAGATAGGGTGTTAAGGACTTCTGGAGGTTTGTTGTCGGATGAACAAGTCGAGACAATGTGGGAAACAACTGTGGCTAAAGTGACATCGGTTTTGGAAACACAGTTTTCTCTAATGCGTTCTGCAACACACCTTCTCTTGGTGAAGGACTATATCACTCTTCTTGGGGCGGCTCTTACGCAGTATGGCTACAAGGTGGGTTCGATTCTCGAGGTATTAGACAAGAGCCGAGACAAATACCATGACCTTCTTCTCGAAGAGTGTCGCCAGCAGATTTCTAACATCTTTTCAAATGATACCTGTGAGCAGATGGTAATGAAGAAGGATGCAGACTATGAAAGTAATGTTCTGGCATTTCATCTTCAGGCTTCAGATATAATGCCAGCTTTTCCGTACATTGCCCCATTCTCCTCTATGGTGCCTGATTCATGTCGTGTTGTTCGATCATTCATCAAAGGCTCCGTCGATTACTTGTTTCATGGAGTGAATTGTAACTTTTATGATACAGTGAGGAAGTATTTAGACAAGCTCTTGATTGATGTGCTTAATGAAGTTATCATTAATAAAGTTCATAGCACTGGCCTTGGTGAGTCTCAAGCCATGCAGATTGCTGCAAATATATCGTACCTCGAAAGAGCTTGTGACTTTTTTGTACAACATGCGGCCCAACTGTGCGGGATTCCAGTTCGGGCGGTCGAGAGGCCTCGAGCCGGTTTGACAGCCCAGGCAATTTTAAAGACATCAAGAGATGAAGCTTATCTGGCTCTCCTGAATCTGGTACACAGTAAGTTGGAAGAGTTCATGGCACTCACAGAAAACATAAACTGGACATCAGAAGAGTTAGTCCAAAACAAAAACGACTATATGAACGAGGTGGTTTTTTACCTCGAGACACTGTTATCGAAAGCACAGCAAATCCTACCGCTGGATGCTTTATATAAGGTCGGGAGTGGCGCTCTCGAGCATATATCCAATTCCATAGTTGCAGCATTTCTCAGTGACAGCGTGAAGAGGTTCAACGCCAATGCGGTGATTGTAATCAACAACGATCTCAAGATGCTAGAGAATTTTGCGGACGAGAGGTTCGAAAGCACGGGGCTAAAGGAGGTATACAAGGATGGTAGTTTCCGTGGTTGCTTGATCGAATCTCGACAGTTGATAAACCTATTGTCTAGCAGCCAGCCAGAGAATTTCATGAATCCTGTAATACGGCAGAAAAATTACAATGCCTTGGATTACAAGAAAGTGGGTATCATCTGTGATAAATTCAAGGATTCAACTGATGGCATCTTTGGAAGCCTTTCTAGCAGAAACACTAAAACAAATTCACGCAAGAAATCCATGGACGTCCTCAAGAAAAGATTGAAAGACTTCAACTGA